In the genome of Dermacentor andersoni chromosome 3, qqDerAnde1_hic_scaffold, whole genome shotgun sequence, one region contains:
- the LOC140216605 gene encoding uncharacterized protein gives MMLATSLVTSCLEAAFDFVRQIWQVVPWSILLFIGATQVSSKLLQVYDIPHEVFKLVSTSFWEECTAVEAQVMLAIASSVMAETAGQRVLVQVMAPLVVNIAEVQRVHPTYYAIPVIVGASSNVIMPASAPLALLHELARVSFWRLLLFGLLAKAIVLSMVIVMVNVADMYGIPSAQTTPE, from the exons ATGATGCTCGCCACGAGCTTGGTTACGTCATGCCTGGAAGCTGCATTCGACTTCGTCCGGCAGATCTGGCAAGTGGTGCCGTGGAGCATCCTCTTGTTCATCGGGGCCACCCAAGTCTCGTCGAAGCTACTGCAg GTCTATGATATCCCACACGAGGTCTTCAAGCTGGTGTCCACTTCCTTCTGGGAGGAGTGCACCGCGGTCGAGGCGCAAGTCATGCTGGCCATCGCCAGCTCGGTGATGGCCGAAACTGCGGGCCAGCGGGTGCTCGTCCAAGTCATGGCGCCACTCGTGGTGAACATC GCAGAGGTACAGCGCGTCCACCCGACGTATTACGCGATTCCGGTGATCGTGGGCGCCTCGTCCAACGTCATCATGCCGGCGTCGGCCCCGCTCGCCCTGCTGCACGAATTGGCGCGGGTGTCCTTCTGGAGGCTG CTTCTGTTTGGCTTGCTCGCGAAGGCCATCGTCCTGAGCATGGTCATCGTGATGGTGAATGTGGCGGACATGTACGGCATTCCCAGCGCCCAAACGACTCCGGAATGA